CAGGAGCTGTACCGCGGCTGGGCCGCCGCTTCCACACTCCAGCATTTCTCGCAATAATCGCCACGACTGTAATCATGCTCCAGGAAAATGAGGCGGGTATGATAGGGCTGGCCATCCACGAAGCCGGCCTGACACGCCGAACAGGCGGTCGAACGGGATTTGATATTCCAATCTTGCGCCATTAGGTATGCTCCATATAGAGATCACGGCCATCCCAGAGGTAGATCACCCCGGAAATGGCCGTTAACGCCGCCACGGCATGAGACAGGAACATCGCCGTATTGGTGAAATAAATTTTGTACTCCGCGATCAACCGGGCATGCTCACCCACTCCGAGAAATAGCGGCAGAATCTCATCCTGCAAGGCCAGGCCCGACATGATGACCACAATGGTGATCGTCTGCCAGATCATCTTGTGCTTGCCCCAGGGGCCGGCGGGCAAGACCCGGCCCCGCTGACTGGCCAGCAACCGCAACCCGGTCACGACAAATTCCCGGCTGATAATGGTAATGACAATCCAGGCCGGCACAATCTGGTTGATGGCCACAAAACTGACAAACGCCGCGCACACCAGAATCTTGTCAGCCAACGGATCCATCAGCTGGCCGAAAATGGTGATCTTATTGAGCCGCCGGGCCAGCATCCCGTCCAGCCAGTCCGAAAGTCCTGCCAGCCCGAACGTCACCAACGCCAGGGTCTTGCCATACGGAATCCCCGAGGTGAGAAAGCCGGCCATCAGGAACGTCAGGCCGATCCGGCCCACGGTGATTTTATTTGGAAGGTTCATTTCCGCCATATGAAGTGCCTATTGTGCAAAGTGCATAGCCATGGTGTCAATCAGGAACCGCCTTCAGATCATAGCCATGCGCGCCAGTATAGCGGATCGGGCCCAGCCGGCCCGGGCGAACGGATTCGCCGGGATGCCGGACCAGGGTGACCCCATCCACATCGGGGGCCTGCCCCCGGGAGCGCGCTTCCCACATCCCTTTGCCCAGCGGCTTCAGGTAGAGCGCCTCGTCCGTCCCGCCCCGGTGGGCCCGGGCTTTCCGGAACGCAATCTCCTGCTGCGTGGCCATCAGTTCCTGACGCCGGCGCAAAGCCGTGGCGCGGGGCACCTGCCTGGGCAGCTTCGCCGCCGCGGTCGTTTCCTCGGGCGAAAAGGCAAACACCCCCAGATGGTCGAATTCGAACTCCCTTACAAACCGGGTTAATTCGTTGAAGTGGGCCCGGGTCTCTCCCGGGAACCCGACCAGGCAGGTGGTTCGCAGGACCACCCCCGGCAACCGCGCCCGGGCCCGTTCCGGATAAGCGCGCACCGCTTTGGCTCCGCCGGTCCGCTGCATGGCGGACAGCACATCGGCATGGGCATGTTGTACCGGCACATCCAGATACCGGCACACCTGGGGAATCGCAGCCATGGTCTCCAGCAGGGCGTCACTCAAATGGGCCGGATGCCCGTAGAGGAGCCGGATCCAAAACGAGCCGCCGATTTTACCCAGCTCTTTCAGCAGGGCCGGGAGGTCCACGCCCAGGTCACTCCCATATCGCGTGGTATCCTGGGAAATCAGATTCAACTCGCGAATCCCCTGCTCCAGCAGCCGCTCAGCTTCCCGGACGATATCACTGATGCTCCGGGAGCGGTAGCGGCCGCGGATCCCGGGAATCGCACAGAAGGCACAGCGGTGATTGCACCCTTCCGCAATCTTCACATAGGCATAAGGGCCACCCGTGAGGAGAATGCGCTCGGGGAGCGGATTGAACACCTTTTCCGACACCCGGGAGACGTCATAAATCCGGCGTTCCCCTCCCGCCAGGCGGCGGACCACTTTGGCGATATGCGGTAATTGATCCAGGCCGATGAAGGCGTCCACTTCCGGCATCGCGCGCTGCAGTTCCGCCTGATAACGCTGGATCAGGCAACCCGCTACAATCACCGCGCGACAGGGCCCGGTCTGCTTGCTGGCACAGGCCCGCAGAATGGCATCAATGGACTCTTCCTTGGCATCGCCGATAAAGCCACAGGTGTTCACCAGAATGATGTCCGCCTCCTCGGGCGAACGCGCCAGCGGGATCCCTTCCGCTCGCAACACGGTGGCCATATGTTCGGAGTCCACCAGATTCTTGGCGCACCCCAGACTGATGAACCCGACCGAAAGCCGGGTATCAGATGAGGCGGGTATGGACGTGGAGGACGACATGGCTTACTTGAGCTTCGCGTAAGGCGCGGGGGGCGGCTCGGCCAGACGCAACGATTTGGCATAGGCCGGACGCTTGGCTGGCGCGGTCACCGGGAGGGATACTGATGCCGGCGCGGACGCTTTGGATCCTGAGAACAGATAAAATCCACTGGCCACCAGAATGGCCACCACCAACACGGCAAACACCAGTGCTGCAACTTTTCCGACAGGAATGGGCGTCGGCTCCGAATAATCCCTCATGGATGACATTCTGGAGCGGCCGGGAGCCACCCGTTTCGCCCTTAAACGGGCCCAGGCCACCATCAGGGTATGAAGCATATCCCGCAGGGCGGTCACCAGGTTATTTCCCACCTCCGTCGCCATCGAGCCGCTGGATTCCCGGAACCGGGCCATGGGCGAGGGCTGGGGAATCCCGTCATTCACCGGCGTCGGGGGCGGCAACTCGGTATTCAGTGTCGGCCGGACCGTCCGCGCATAGTTGCTGATGTAGTACCGGATGAGGGGCGCAGGATCCAATCCGACATATTCGGCATAGAGCTTGATAAAGCCCTTCCCATACAACGGCGCGGGAATGACGCTGTAATCATCATTCTCGAGGGCCTGCACAATATGCGTTTTGATCCGCGTGGCCTCGACCACTTCGGCCAGGCTCAGGTGGCGCTTCTCACGGGCGGCCCGCAAGGCGGCGCCGGGGGTTCTGGGGGCAAGGAGTTCGCTCATATCTGTTCTTCCTCTTTTGAAGCTGAATTACCGGGAATGTCGCCATCCATATCAATCAGAATCTCACGCGGATCGGAGCCACGGGCCGGCCCCACAATCCCCCGCTGCTCCAGGACATCCATAATGCGGGCGGCCCGGGTATAGCCGATGCGCAACCGGCGCTGGAGCGACGAGGTGGACGCACGCTGGGTTTCGCGGATGATCTGCACGGACATTTCCAACAGCTGATCATCTTCGGCCTCATCCGCGCCCCCCTTGACAATCATGTCATCAAAACTGGGCGCCGCCTTGGCCGCGGACGCGCCGTTCCCGGCATCGGAGAGACCCGGCATCATCACCGACTTTTGTGCAGGCGCCTCATCCGCCTTTTCCTCGACCACCGGAGGGCGCTGCTTCATGATAAAGCCGACAATCCGGTTGATATCCTCATCCGACGTCAGCGCCCCCTGCGCGCGGGTCAGCTTGCTCGAGCCCGGCGGCAGGAAGAGCATGTCGCCCCGGCCCAGCAGTTTGTCGGCGCCATTGGCATCCAGAATGGTACGGCTGTCATTTTTCTGGGCCACCTGAAACGCAATACGGGCGGGGAAATTCGCCTTGATGGTCCCGGTGATCACGTCCACCGAGGGCCGCTGGGTGGCCAGGATCATGTGGATCCCCACCGCCCGCGACAACTGGGCCAGACGGGCAATATAGTTTTCCACTTCCGCCTGCGCGGTCATCATCAGATCCGCCAGTTCATCCACAATGATCACGACGTAGCTGAGCCGGTCCGGAAGGCGGGCGACCTCTTCGCTTCCCTCAAACAAGGCCTGTTGTTTTTCGATCGGCCGGGAATTGAAGCTCTTGATATTGCGGACCCCGGCTTTCGCCATGATCTTATAACGCCGCTCCATCTCCGTAATGGCCCAGCGCAAGGCGCCCGCCGCCTTCTTGGGATCGGTAATCACTTCCGTCCTGGCGCCCAGCAGATGCGGCAGATGGTTGTAGACGGAAAACTCGACAATCTTGGGATCAATCAGGATCAACTGCAACTGCTCCGGAGTCCGCGACATGAACAATCCCGCCAGAATCGAGTTCATACAGACCGTCTTGCCGGATCCGGTGGATCCTGCAATCAGAAGATGCGGCATGGTGGACAAATCCGCCACGAGGTCATTTCCCCCGACATCTTTTCCCAGCACAATCGGAATTTCCTGCTTGTGAGGCTGCCAGGCCGGACCTTCCAGAATCTCACGCAAATAGACCGGACTGGTGCTGAGGTTCGGGACCTCAATGCCCACCGTTCCGCGGCCCGGAATGGGCGCCTGGACGCGGACACTGGTGGCCTTCAGGGACAAGGCCAGATTGTTGCTGAGGTTGGTGATCTTTTCGACTTTGACGCCCGGGGCGGGAATCAATTCATAGCGGGCCACCGAGGGACCTTGCTCCACATTCTTCAACTCGGCCTTGATCCCGAACTCCTCCAGCGTCTGGATGATCAGCCGCCCGGTGGTGTCCGTATCGGTCGGAATCGCCTGCCGGTCCGTGGGCACTTCGGTCAAAAGGGATAACGGAGGCAACTGATAGGAGCCGGGCGGCGGAGCCACCACCGGCGGAAGCGGCTCGGCCTTGGGCTTGGGCTCCGGCTTGGGTTCAGGCTTGGGCTCCGGCTCCCGGACCGGCATAACGGGTTTTTCCTTCACCTTGGGCGCAGGCTTCACGACCGGCTTGGGCGGCTCTTTGACCGGCAGCGTTTCCGGCACCACCATCAACTCACCCTGTTCGGGCTCCTCTTCATCCTCTTCGAGTCGTGCCTCCTCGCGGGCCGCCACACGGGCCAACCGTTCCCGCTTCCATCCCTTGATCCCCGGCTGTCGCTTCTGGGAGTCGATCATATCGCGGTCATCCCGGTGCGCCCATTTTTCCGCCGTGGTATGCAGCATGGCGGTGAAACGCAGAATCGCATCCCACCCGAAAAACAGGACGGACGAGGCCAGGAACACCGCCGCCACCAGAATCTCAGCCCCGAGACTCCCGAACAGGTTCACCGACAGCACCTGGGCGACCGACTGGGCGGGAACTCCGCCCGCCGCACTGAGGTTCAGGGCGGACAACAGGGGCTCAAACCAATCCGTATGCAGGTCCAGGAAGCAGGCCAGCGAGAACATCATCAGGATCACCCAGAGCAGTTTGGCGCGGATATGCTCGATCCCGTGGAAGATCAGCACGATCCCGAATCCCAGGAACCAGAGCGGGATCAGATAGGCGCCAAGCCCCATCGCCTCGAACAACACAAACGACATCCAGGCGCCGCCGGGCCCGATGAAGTTAGCTGGCGGAGTATTCGCCGGCTCACATAACAGGGGAATATCGCGCCAGTCATACGAGACCAGGCTTAGAAATACGATTACGCACACGGCCAGGAGCACGATGCTCAATGCCTCACGGAGCCCACTACTACCTGTATTCGATTTTACATCTGCCATACTGTCCCCATTTCCCGTCAAGGCCGGTCGTTATCACGATCCACTGAGGCCGCTCCTGCCGCCTTCCGGCACCGCGCCACCAACTCACGGGAGGGAGAATTGGTCGCCCCCGCCAGATTGCTCAACTGTAAGCCACTCTGCGCGGCACTCAACCCCTTCTCAAATTGACCGGCCGCGTAATACGCCTCCCCGAGCGTGTTCCAGATGGAATAGTCCGACGGCACATCCAGCAACGCGCTCCGCGCCAGTTTGACGGCCCGCGCGGCATCCTCCGGTTTCGCCCCCGTGGCCTTCAGCAGGGCCCAGGCCAGATTGTTTTTGACCATGGGACTATCCGGAACCTCCTTGTTGAGCTTCTCCAGCATGGGCAGGGCCTGATCGAACCGCTTCAGCTCGAGATAGGCGGCACTCAACCCGAACGCCGCTTCGTTATTGGCAGGATCAAGACTGTATGCCTTCTCAAAAAGGGCCAGGGCTTCCGTCATTTTTCCATTCATCAGACAGTCACGGCCGCTGGACACCAAATCCGCCACTTCACCCGATACCACGGCCGCCGTGGACGTGCCCTCTGCTCCCGCCACCAAGGCTCCTGCCAGCCAGATCATCAAACCCCATGCGACCTTCATAATTTTTTATCTCCTGCCAACCGTACTGTTACCTTCACCACATCCGGGCGGGCCACCGCCATTGCATCGCCGGTCACATTCACATGGACAGGCACCGTATACACCCCCGGCAACGTCAACCCGATACAATCCGCAAAGGCCCGTACCTGGAACTTCTCGCCTGCGGCCGACGTGTCGATGCGCCCGGTGGCGATCACATCGACGCTCAGGGGATCCAGATCCACAACCAGTGAACTTCCCGACTCCACCACCGCGCTGACGGGAATATTCTTCCATAACTGTCCGGCACTTTTCCCGGCAATGGTCACCTTCACCTGGACATCCGCCGGCTCCATGTGGGCCACCCAGTTGTCACCGGGCGCCTGCACCGCCGTCCGGCGGATAAACGATTCCACCCGCCCATCCACTTCCACCGGCTGGGTATAGACACACTCGGTCGTCTTTAGTTTCTGGGCCGGTCCCAGCAGAAGGACGGTCGAGGGTTCACAGGTGACCGATTCGACCTGCCCGAACAAGGGCGACCCCAGTGTACGCCCTTTGACCGGAACCCGTTTTTCCGCCTGCCGGTCCAGTTTGACGACAATCCGTTGGGGATGAATGGCCGTGGCCCGTACGCCACGAACCCCCTTGATCATACTGGGCTTCATCACAATTTCGTGGGACATCTCGCCTGACTCCCCGGTCAACTCCACCACCGCCTGCAGCCGCCGCGAATCCAGTCGCTGGATATCATCCTGCGAACCGCGGAAGGTGACATCCACCGTGGAGGCCGACTGGTTCAAAATGGCCATGCCGTCCTGCACCTGAATCTCCAGACGCACATCCGGAATTTCGATTTCAAAACTGATGGTGTCCTGGATGATGTACCACGTCAGCGTCGCCAGCACGAATGACAGTGCTTTCAACCGCTTGTTGTTCAGCAGGAGACCGCGAATCAGAGACCATTTATCCGCCATGTGAGCCCGCCTCTCTCTCAAGACTTTCCGATTTAGCCATTCCGGAGGGAGACAGATCCAGCTGCTGGCGGGCCCGGCTCCAGCGGGAGTTGGCAGTCTGGGGACCACTCATCAGAATGCCTGACAGGAATTTCCTCAGCCGGTCCTCATCAAAATCGCGACTCAGCCGTCCCCGGGTGCTGATGGAAATGGTCCCGGTCTCCTCGGACACCACAATAGCAATGGCATCCGTTTCCTCGGTCAACCCCATGGCGGCCCGGTGTCGTGTTCCAAGCCCCCGGCTTAATTCCGGCTGCTGACACAGCGGGAACAGGCAACCCGCCGCAACAATCCGGTTCCCGACA
The genomic region above belongs to bacterium and contains:
- a CDS encoding helix-turn-helix transcriptional regulator, with the protein product MSELLAPRTPGAALRAAREKRHLSLAEVVEATRIKTHIVQALENDDYSVIPAPLYGKGFIKLYAEYVGLDPAPLIRYYISNYARTVRPTLNTELPPPTPVNDGIPQPSPMARFRESSGSMATEVGNNLVTALRDMLHTLMVAWARLRAKRVAPGRSRMSSMRDYSEPTPIPVGKVAALVFAVLVVAILVASGFYLFSGSKASAPASVSLPVTAPAKRPAYAKSLRLAEPPPAPYAKLK
- a CDS encoding DNA translocase FtsK yields the protein MADVKSNTGSSGLREALSIVLLAVCVIVFLSLVSYDWRDIPLLCEPANTPPANFIGPGGAWMSFVLFEAMGLGAYLIPLWFLGFGIVLIFHGIEHIRAKLLWVILMMFSLACFLDLHTDWFEPLLSALNLSAAGGVPAQSVAQVLSVNLFGSLGAEILVAAVFLASSVLFFGWDAILRFTAMLHTTAEKWAHRDDRDMIDSQKRQPGIKGWKRERLARVAAREEARLEEDEEEPEQGELMVVPETLPVKEPPKPVVKPAPKVKEKPVMPVREPEPKPEPKPEPKPKAEPLPPVVAPPPGSYQLPPLSLLTEVPTDRQAIPTDTDTTGRLIIQTLEEFGIKAELKNVEQGPSVARYELIPAPGVKVEKITNLSNNLALSLKATSVRVQAPIPGRGTVGIEVPNLSTSPVYLREILEGPAWQPHKQEIPIVLGKDVGGNDLVADLSTMPHLLIAGSTGSGKTVCMNSILAGLFMSRTPEQLQLILIDPKIVEFSVYNHLPHLLGARTEVITDPKKAAGALRWAITEMERRYKIMAKAGVRNIKSFNSRPIEKQQALFEGSEEVARLPDRLSYVVIIVDELADLMMTAQAEVENYIARLAQLSRAVGIHMILATQRPSVDVITGTIKANFPARIAFQVAQKNDSRTILDANGADKLLGRGDMLFLPPGSSKLTRAQGALTSDEDINRIVGFIMKQRPPVVEEKADEAPAQKSVMMPGLSDAGNGASAAKAAPSFDDMIVKGGADEAEDDQLLEMSVQIIRETQRASTSSLQRRLRIGYTRAARIMDVLEQRGIVGPARGSDPREILIDMDGDIPGNSASKEEEQI
- the pgsA gene encoding CDP-diacylglycerol--glycerol-3-phosphate 3-phosphatidyltransferase, giving the protein MNLPNKITVGRIGLTFLMAGFLTSGIPYGKTLALVTFGLAGLSDWLDGMLARRLNKITIFGQLMDPLADKILVCAAFVSFVAINQIVPAWIVITIISREFVVTGLRLLASQRGRVLPAGPWGKHKMIWQTITIVVIMSGLALQDEILPLFLGVGEHARLIAEYKIYFTNTAMFLSHAVAALTAISGVIYLWDGRDLYMEHT
- a CDS encoding CdaR family protein yields the protein MADKWSLIRGLLLNNKRLKALSFVLATLTWYIIQDTISFEIEIPDVRLEIQVQDGMAILNQSASTVDVTFRGSQDDIQRLDSRRLQAVVELTGESGEMSHEIVMKPSMIKGVRGVRATAIHPQRIVVKLDRQAEKRVPVKGRTLGSPLFGQVESVTCEPSTVLLLGPAQKLKTTECVYTQPVEVDGRVESFIRRTAVQAPGDNWVAHMEPADVQVKVTIAGKSAGQLWKNIPVSAVVESGSSLVVDLDPLSVDVIATGRIDTSAAGEKFQVRAFADCIGLTLPGVYTVPVHVNVTGDAMAVARPDVVKVTVRLAGDKKL
- a CDS encoding tetratricopeptide repeat protein, encoding MKVAWGLMIWLAGALVAGAEGTSTAAVVSGEVADLVSSGRDCLMNGKMTEALALFEKAYSLDPANNEAAFGLSAAYLELKRFDQALPMLEKLNKEVPDSPMVKNNLAWALLKATGAKPEDAARAVKLARSALLDVPSDYSIWNTLGEAYYAAGQFEKGLSAAQSGLQLSNLAGATNSPSRELVARCRKAAGAASVDRDNDRP
- the rimO gene encoding 30S ribosomal protein S12 methylthiotransferase RimO, which gives rise to MSSSTSIPASSDTRLSVGFISLGCAKNLVDSEHMATVLRAEGIPLARSPEEADIILVNTCGFIGDAKEESIDAILRACASKQTGPCRAVIVAGCLIQRYQAELQRAMPEVDAFIGLDQLPHIAKVVRRLAGGERRIYDVSRVSEKVFNPLPERILLTGGPYAYVKIAEGCNHRCAFCAIPGIRGRYRSRSISDIVREAERLLEQGIRELNLISQDTTRYGSDLGVDLPALLKELGKIGGSFWIRLLYGHPAHLSDALLETMAAIPQVCRYLDVPVQHAHADVLSAMQRTGGAKAVRAYPERARARLPGVVLRTTCLVGFPGETRAHFNELTRFVREFEFDHLGVFAFSPEETTAAAKLPRQVPRATALRRRQELMATQQEIAFRKARAHRGGTDEALYLKPLGKGMWEARSRGQAPDVDGVTLVRHPGESVRPGRLGPIRYTGAHGYDLKAVPD